In Lactococcus garvieae subsp. garvieae, the following proteins share a genomic window:
- a CDS encoding cytochrome ubiquinol oxidase subunit I, with the protein MLTIETLARFQFGMTTIFHFFFVPLSIGLTLMTFIMEALYVKTGDEKWKTRTKFFGAIMLLSFAVGVVTGIIQEFQFGMNWSDYSRFVGDIFGAPLAVEALLAFFMESTFLGVWMFGWDRIGKKLHLAALGLVMVGTWLSSLWILAANSFMQNPVGYEVIDGRATLTSFSALLTNPQTTLEFTHVITGSFLTGGFAVAGISAFQILKKREADFFKPALRLGLLVALIGAMGNFVAGDQQMLEVKNTQPMKFSATEGVYETTEDPAAWDMIAFFNEADHKSVFGVRIPYVLSILTYHRPSGSVEGMNQINKELEAKYGDHLNYYPPVTVLFYTFRIMAGLSMYFMLISALGLFWTRRKKPWMYEKPGMMRLYGWSMFLPFLAITSGWLVTELGRYPWTVYGLFTIKDSVSPNVSVGSLLFSNIVYFLLFCVLGTIMIILTRRIMRDSAHKAETAYVDLDPFSSHNLGKDKHSKSEEKEEEALK; encoded by the coding sequence ATGTTGACAATTGAAACTCTCGCGCGTTTCCAGTTTGGCATGACCACAATCTTCCACTTTTTCTTTGTTCCCCTTTCGATAGGGTTAACATTGATGACCTTTATTATGGAAGCATTGTATGTTAAAACGGGCGATGAGAAATGGAAAACACGTACCAAATTCTTTGGTGCAATCATGCTATTATCTTTTGCCGTCGGAGTCGTGACTGGTATTATTCAGGAATTCCAATTTGGGATGAACTGGTCAGACTATTCACGATTTGTCGGTGATATCTTTGGAGCACCACTTGCTGTAGAAGCACTGCTTGCATTCTTTATGGAATCAACATTCTTGGGTGTTTGGATGTTTGGTTGGGACCGTATAGGCAAAAAGTTGCACTTGGCGGCACTTGGCTTAGTTATGGTCGGCACTTGGCTTTCTTCACTTTGGATTTTGGCAGCGAACAGCTTCATGCAAAATCCAGTGGGCTATGAAGTTATTGATGGTCGTGCCACATTGACCAGTTTCTCAGCTTTATTGACAAACCCACAAACAACCTTAGAATTTACCCACGTTATCACAGGGTCATTCTTAACTGGTGGATTTGCGGTTGCCGGTATCTCTGCATTCCAAATCCTTAAAAAACGTGAAGCTGATTTCTTTAAACCAGCCTTGCGTTTAGGACTCTTAGTTGCTTTGATCGGTGCGATGGGGAACTTCGTGGCTGGTGACCAACAAATGTTGGAAGTTAAAAATACTCAACCGATGAAATTCTCAGCGACAGAGGGTGTTTATGAAACAACAGAGGACCCAGCAGCTTGGGACATGATTGCTTTCTTTAACGAAGCTGATCACAAGTCTGTTTTCGGTGTGCGCATACCGTACGTGCTGTCAATCTTGACCTACCACCGTCCTTCAGGTTCAGTTGAGGGGATGAATCAAATCAACAAGGAACTGGAAGCTAAATATGGTGATCATCTGAATTACTATCCACCAGTTACAGTTCTCTTCTATACATTCCGTATTATGGCTGGTTTGAGCATGTACTTCATGTTAATTTCAGCTCTTGGGCTCTTCTGGACACGCCGTAAGAAACCTTGGATGTATGAAAAACCTGGAATGATGCGTCTTTATGGTTGGTCAATGTTCTTACCATTCCTTGCTATCACTTCTGGTTGGTTGGTAACTGAGTTGGGACGTTATCCATGGACTGTATATGGACTCTTTACCATCAAAGACTCTGTTTCACCTAACGTTTCAGTAGGAAGTTTGCTCTTCTCAAATATCGTTTACTTCCTTCTTTTCTGTGTCTTAGGTACAATCATGATTATCTTGACACGCCGTATTATGCGTGACAGTGCACATAAGGCAGAAACAGCTTATGTTGATTTAGATCCATTCAGTAGCCATAATCTTGGGAAAGACAAGCATTCTAAATCAGAAGAAAAAGAAGAGGAGGCTTTGAAATGA
- the nusB gene encoding transcription antitermination factor NusB, which produces MPNKLTQHSIRQRTVQTLFEYEIRKAMSETVLTEFKNNVEKINRELAKPIRFDVAYKDERITVRDFPRFFTKPLKEIDKIYEILDIPNREKTAVYKALSFIRDFGGYTKRMTDQEAIDLYKDVFMNLNLVRLFNIELEEENIAVRVRDFLRASFRSETAEQKLEVFNRVFSDVHTSVREKITVDLFKPLTVQNEVSEILAMTEPKFATASKDILVQAKTFALNYDNDTDEPVEAPAYFSELVDGIIEKQNVLDAALSEHLAKGWTFSRLTTVEQALLRLGAYEILFTETPDLVAIDEAIELTKDFSDEKSSKFINGMLTNLIKK; this is translated from the coding sequence ATGCCTAACAAGCTAACGCAACATAGCATTCGTCAGCGCACTGTGCAAACTCTTTTTGAATACGAAATCAGAAAAGCAATGTCAGAAACGGTTTTGACAGAGTTCAAGAACAATGTCGAAAAGATTAATCGTGAGTTGGCAAAACCGATTCGTTTTGATGTTGCCTACAAAGATGAACGCATTACAGTACGTGATTTTCCACGCTTTTTCACAAAACCATTAAAAGAAATTGATAAGATTTATGAAATTTTAGATATTCCAAACCGTGAAAAAACAGCTGTTTACAAAGCTTTGAGTTTTATTCGTGATTTTGGTGGTTATACGAAACGTATGACGGATCAAGAAGCTATTGATTTGTACAAAGATGTATTCATGAACCTGAACTTGGTACGCCTTTTCAATATTGAACTTGAAGAAGAAAATATTGCGGTTCGTGTCCGTGATTTCTTGCGTGCAAGTTTCCGATCAGAGACAGCAGAGCAAAAATTAGAGGTTTTCAACCGAGTTTTCTCTGATGTTCATACAAGTGTTCGTGAAAAGATTACAGTTGATCTTTTCAAACCTTTGACGGTTCAAAATGAAGTTTCTGAAATTTTGGCGATGACTGAGCCAAAATTTGCCACAGCTTCTAAAGATATCTTAGTTCAAGCCAAAACTTTTGCTTTGAATTATGATAACGATACAGATGAACCCGTAGAAGCACCCGCTTATTTTTCAGAATTGGTGGACGGCATCATAGAGAAACAAAATGTTCTTGATGCTGCTTTATCCGAGCATTTAGCAAAAGGTTGGACTTTCTCGCGCTTAACAACAGTGGAGCAAGCCTTGCTTCGTCTAGGTGCCTATGAAATCCTCTTTACTGAAACACCGGATTTGGTTGCCATTGATGAGGCTATCGAACTGACTAAAGATTTCAGTGATGAAAAATCAAGTAAGTTTATCAACGGTATGTTGACTAATTTAATTAAAAAATAA